One stretch of Microbacterium terrae DNA includes these proteins:
- a CDS encoding phosphotransferase, with protein MRAHPIWPNLLVHDDDELGDQLGGPVTSRVRVHEWPLTVTDRVILDDGRAFAYKAQLPPSIEVEFYAAARGSLLPPHIEFPRIEGSAGRWIATEWISSPSLRELVDDPAFGTLTAAASIAERACAEISLLDPRLPVLRDIGGVDAWRTLAARTLDGLAREVDAQRYPGVHGADVRRLRDWSESLPVLAAVDTEAVIQHGDLTGHEVFPMADGPRVIDWQRPVRGPRGIDLANLLHDIGIDPRSHVDEALVQISRFLLIDWAVDASTEILPGADPAIPGSWVRQALVDFFTS; from the coding sequence GTGCGGGCGCATCCGATCTGGCCGAACCTTCTGGTCCACGACGACGACGAACTCGGCGATCAACTCGGCGGTCCCGTGACCTCGCGCGTGAGGGTGCACGAGTGGCCCCTCACGGTCACCGACAGAGTGATCCTCGATGACGGGCGTGCCTTTGCCTACAAGGCGCAGCTCCCTCCCAGCATCGAGGTCGAGTTCTACGCTGCCGCCCGAGGCAGTCTCCTTCCGCCACACATTGAGTTCCCCCGAATCGAGGGGAGCGCAGGCCGCTGGATAGCGACAGAGTGGATCAGCTCTCCTTCACTTCGCGAGCTCGTCGACGATCCTGCGTTCGGCACACTGACTGCCGCGGCATCCATCGCCGAACGAGCCTGTGCAGAGATCTCGCTGCTCGACCCGCGGCTCCCGGTACTTCGCGACATCGGAGGAGTAGACGCGTGGCGAACGCTCGCGGCCCGTACGCTCGACGGGCTGGCGCGAGAAGTCGACGCCCAGCGCTACCCCGGGGTGCACGGCGCAGACGTGCGGCGGCTGCGCGATTGGTCGGAGTCGCTTCCCGTGCTCGCAGCGGTCGACACCGAAGCGGTGATCCAGCACGGAGACCTCACCGGTCACGAGGTGTTCCCCATGGCGGACGGACCGCGGGTGATCGACTGGCAACGGCCGGTGCGCGGACCACGCGGCATCGACCTCGCCAATCTCCTCCACGACATCGGAATCGATCCCCGGAGTCACGTCGACGAGGCGCTCGTCCAGATCAGCCGGTTCCTGCTCATCGACTGGGCAGTGGATGCCTCGACCGAGATCCTCCCGGGCGCTGACCCGGCGATCCCCGGTAGCTGGGTTCGCCAGGCACTCGTCGACTTCTTCACTTCCTAG